The following coding sequences lie in one Populus trichocarpa isolate Nisqually-1 chromosome 14, P.trichocarpa_v4.1, whole genome shotgun sequence genomic window:
- the LOC18105135 gene encoding uncharacterized protein LOC18105135: MASSSSSDESSKRSVLFVRMIHFGIEIGVAMKVMAFWIWLETQGFQEIMRKILLHDDKFLTLLAKEAEDILSFLKQLSKNPISPDLMRFTPKLAEHFLSLNVILADKEKALKGITEIYNGVCCVVLKDILERMGNQITEGNFSPLQKVKKLGSEKDGSRAKPIAPYVGSKLNPSAKEWNPVTERAAEENRCLFLTFSNGYPLTESQISRFFTMNYGSCVERVYVHWPEPKDQGAPPLFGKVVFTASYIPAMILNGKTEAKFWVDAKPLWGKRFNPKKRSGKK, translated from the exons ATggcttcatcatcatcatcagacGAGTCTAGTAAAAGGTCAGTACTGTTCGTTCGGATGATTCATTTTGGAATTGAAATTGGAGTGGCAATGAAGGTGATGGCATTTTGGATTTGGCTAGAGACACAAGGGTTTCAAGAAATTATGAGAAAGATCTTACTTCATGATGATAAATTCTTGACTCTACTAGCCAAAGAAGCTGAGGATATTCTGTCATTTCTGAAACAACTATCAAAAAATCCCATATCACCAGATTTGATGCGTTTCACTCCAAAGTTAGCCGAACATTTCTTGTCTCTCAATGTCATCCTTGCTGATAAAGAAAAGGCCTTAAAGGGTATCACAGAGATCTATAATGGAGTCTGTTGTGTGGTCTTGAAGGATATTTTAGAAAGGATGGGAAACCAAATAACCGAGGGGAATTTTAGTCCCCTgcaaaaagttaagaaattgGGTTCCGAGAAAGATGGCAGCAGAGCAAAACCAATTGCACCATATGTTGGTTCCAAGCTGAACCCTTCAGCCAAAGAGTGGAATCCTGTGACAGAGAGAGCAGCCGAGGAAAATAGATGTTTGTTCTTGACGTTCTCAAATGGATACCCTCTCACTGAAAGTCAAATCTCCAGGTTTTTCACAAT GAATTACGGGTCATGTGTGGAAAGGGTGTACGTGCATTGGCCTGAGCCGAAGGATCAAGGTGCACCACCGCTGTTCGGGAAAGTGGTCTTCACTGCGTCTTATATACCAGCCATGATCTTGAATGGAAAAACTGAAGCCAAATTCTGGGTCGATGCTAAACCTCTTTGGGGCAAGAGGTTCAACCCCAAGAAGAGGAGTGgaaagaaataa
- the LOC18105127 gene encoding uncharacterized protein LOC18105127: protein MARWDEILSLPVQNPPTLEFSASDIVWSKVEGWRDNLDRLALIPFARVDDFVRGESANKDCPTRFHVEARRRRPPQTSYKQKVDGILEYILYWCSFGPDDHRKGGIVRPSRTTYVPKKKNAGRPNTKRGCTCHFIVKRLIAEPSVALIIYNQDKHVDKKGLPCHGPRDKKAEGTRAMFAPYISEDLRLRVLSLLYVGVSVETIMQRHNESVERQGGPCNRDDLLTHRYVRRQERSIRRSTYELDSDDAVSINMWVESHQNQVFFFEDFSDSEPFTLGIQTEWQLQQMIRFGNRGLVASDSRFGTNKLKYPVHSLVVFNSDNKAIPVAWIITPRFASADAHRWMRALYNRVCMKDPSWKLAGFIVDDPLTDILTIREVFQCSVLISFWRVRHAWHKNLIKRCMETEMRVQISRRLGQTVDDICRGQGTVHLFEVLMEDFVDGSSFMDYFKATWYPRIGSWTTALKNLPLASQETCAAMEFYHRQLKVRLLNEKNPGVYQRADWLVDKLGTKVHSYFWLDEYSERDDFARYWKDEWISGLTSWRKALKIPDSDVVVEYRCAKVTDQLDRDRVHVVWNPGSEFAICDCKWAEMGNLCEHVFKVIKLYRDKGSRKSSISLFQYNQALINMLRCPPYDCLIRDHAASLAVAVQKQLDGIVNLDGSQTNADTTEKKSANSLEQQVVCGTDSSNQDKEVVNANHHIDKDLPSYTENDCQERDAHEISRGVTGDFVDGVREESACARMDVDPSSNCISPPGIIILTDSSLRSVDDVTRNQVDLDSNQSAVDATQKQALDSLEQQMSGTNLSNQARELVNENDRMDKDVSSLYRNDHQVRHEASGSHKGDFVDGVGEQVACPQMDIDQPTTCISLPGLLSVNEIASNESFENGDRIINNAVSDTSKSPPSHDVSTDQVRHEHNSVMDVRPLSIDIPSSMESMEQCEVTTQNVSRNKDPKPLVSTNTADASIDKASDAQMIDTVQSLMGNTDNEMMKPESDGGSRTESHGCDDNAFSLKGVCDNKASNSNLHHDAKAVDSLNSESLASSLPISRCIEEQPSGKVETEGAGSFKKPSLSDKLVFTRRTRQKRVANDKSEN from the exons ATGGCCAGATGGGATGAGATTCTGTCCCTTCCTGTGCAGAATCCTCCAACTTTGGAATTCTCTGCTTCTGATATTGTGTGGTCAAAGGTTGAAGGTTGGCGTGACAATTTGGATAGACTCGCTCTTATCCCTTTTGCTCGGGTGGATGATTTTGTAAGAGGTGAGTCTGCTAATAAAGACTGTCCAACGAGATTTCATGTTGAAGCTAGAAGGCGTCGACCTCCACAAACATCTTACAAGCAAAAGGTTGATGGCATCCTTGAGTACATATT GTATTGGTGTTCTTTTGGCCCTGATGATCATCGGAAAGGTGGCATAGTACGGCCCAGTAGAACTACTTAtgttccaaaaaagaaaaatgctgGTAGACCAAACACTAAGAGGGGGTGCACCTGCCATTTTATTGTAAAACGTTTAATTGCTGAACCATCTGTAGCACTGATCATATATAATCAGGACAAGCACGTGGATAAAAAAGGGTTACCATGCCATGGCCCTCGGGATAAGAAGGCTGAAGGAACTCGTGCTATGTTTGCCCCATATATCTCAGAGGATCTTCGGCTTCGTGTTTTATCTTTACTATATGTTGGGGTCTCTGTGGAGACCATAATGCAAAGACACAATGAATCAGTAGAAAGGCAGGGCGGTCCATGTAATCGTGATGACCTGTTGACACACAGGTATGTGCGGAGGCAGGAAAGGAGCATCCGCCGCTCTACATATGAACTGGACAGTGATGATGCAGTTAGCATTAACATGTGGGTTGAAAGCCACCAGAATCAGGTATTCTTCTTCGAGGATTTTTCTGATTCAGAGCCTTTCACTTTGGGAATTCAAACAGAGTGGCAGTTACAACAAATGATTCGGTTTGGCAATCGTGGTCTTGTGGCTTCTGATTCAAGATTTggaacaaataaattaaag taTCCTGTTCACAGTCTAGTTGTGTTCAACTCAGACAACAAGGCCATCCCTGTAGCTTGGATCATAACACCAAGATTTGCTAGTGCTGATGCACATAGATGGATGAGGGCACTTTACAACAGAGTTTGTATGAAAGATCCTTCGTGGAAGTTGGCTGGCTTTATAGTGGATGACCCTTTGACAGACATCCTCACAATAAG GGAGGTGTTTCAGTGCTCTGTGTTGATATCTTTTTGGCGAGTTCGCCATGCATGGCATAAGAATCTAATAAAGAGGTGCATGGAAACAGAGATGCGGGTTCAGATATCAAGACGGCTTGGACAGACAGTAGATGATATTTGCAGAGGACAAGGAACTGTACATTTGTTTGAAGTTCTCATGGAAGATTTTGTTGATGGCTCTAGTTTTATGGATTACTTCAAGGCAACGTGGTATCCTAGAATAG GGAGTTGGACTACTGCACTAAAAAATCTGCCATTGGCAAGCCAAGAGACTTGTGCAGCAATGGAATTTTACCACAGGCAATTGAAAGTGAGGCTCTTGAATGAGAAGAATCCTGGTGTTTATCAACGGGCTGATTGGTTGGTTGATAAGTTGGGTACAAAAGTGCATTCCTACTTCTGGCTTGATGAATACTCAGAAAGGGATGATTTTGCAAGATACTGGAAAGATGAATGGATCAGTGGTTTAACATCTTGGCGAAAAGCATTGAAGATTCCAGACTCTGATGTTGTCGTGGAATATAGATGTGCAAAAGTCACTGACCAGCTTGATCGAGACAGGGTTCATGTTGTCTGGAACCCTGGTTCAGAATTTGCTATTTGTGATTGCAAGTGGGCGGAAATGGGCAACTTGTGTGAGCATGtctttaaagttattaaattatatcGTGATAAAGGGAGTAGAAAGTCATCTATTAGCCTATTTCAGTATAATCAGGCCCTGATCAACATGCTACGCTGCCCACCTTATGATTGTTTGATTCGTGATCATGCTGCTTCTCTAGCAGTTGCTGTGCAGAAGCAATTAGATGGAATAGTTAATTTAGATGGCAGCCAGACTAATGCAGATACCACTGAGAAAAAATCTGCAAACTCACTTGAGCAGCAGGTGGTCTGTGGGACCGATTCTTCAAATCAAGATAAAGAAGTAGTGAATGCGAATCATCATATTGACAAAGATCTGCCATCTTACACTGAGAATGATTGTCAGGAAAGAGATGCACATGAGATTTCTCGTGGTGTTACAGGTGATTTTGTTGATGGTGTTAGAGAAGAATCGGCTTGTGCTCGGATGGATGTTGACCCATCGTCCAACTGCATTTCTCCACCCGGAATCATCATATTGACCGATTCTTCTCTACGTTCTGTTGATGATGTCACTCGGAATCAAGTTGATTTAGATAGCAACCAGAGTGCTGTGGATGCCACTCAGAAACAAGCTCTGGACTCCCTTGAGCAGCAGATGAGTGGGACAAACTTATCAAATCAAGCTAGAGAATTAGTGAATGAGAATGATCGTATGGACAAAGATGTGTCATCCCTTTACAGGAATGATCATCAGGTCAGACATGAGGCTTCTGGCAGTCATAAAGGTGATTTTGTTGATGGTGTTGGAGAGCAGGTTGCCTGTCCTCAGATGGATATTGACCAGCCAACCACCTGTATTTCTCTGCCTGGATTACTTTCTGTTAATGAAATTGCTTCTAATGAAAGCTTTGAAAATGGAGACAGGATTATAAATAATGCAGTTTCTGACACGAGCAAGAGTCCTCCTTCTCATGATGTTTCGACTGATCAAGTCAGGCATGAACACAATAGTGTAATGGATGTGAGACCATTATCCATTGATATCCCTTCATCAATGGAGTCCATGGAGCAATGTGAGGTGACTACTCAAAATGTTTCTCGCAACAAGGATCCTAAGCCATTAGTGAGTACTAATACAGCAGATGCAAGTATTGACAAGGCTTCTGATGCACAAATGATTGATACAGTTCAATCTTTGATGGGAAACACAGATAATGAAATGATGAAACCAGAAAGTGATGGTGGAAGCAGGACTGAGAGCCACGGATGTGATGATAATGCCTTCTCATTAAAAGGGGTTTGTGATAACAAGGCTAGTAATTCAAATCTTCATCACGATGCTAAAGCAGTTGACAGCCTGAACTCAGAATCATTGGCAAGTTCCTTACCAATATCGAGGTGCATTGAAGAACAACCTTCCGGTAAGGTTGAAACTGAAGGAGCTGGTTCTTTCAAGAAGCCATCTCTTAGTGATAAATTGGTTTTTACTAGACGTACACGTCAAAAGCGTGTTGCAAACGACAAAAGTGAAAATTAG
- the LOC18105133 gene encoding transcription factor DUO1, with the protein MEGFKKEEIRKGPWKEEEDEVLINHVKKYGPRDWSSIRSKGLLHRTGKSCRLRWVNKLRPNLKNGCKFSAEEERVVIDLQAEIGNRWARIATYLPGRTDNDVKNFWSSRQKRLARILQTSGTPPSSFNSKQQRSKNKVPVFLDVPTFEAPMFSSSMEEEVSSKACSSSYLENPEQIRMMPLPPLVKSELPGCDANLVQYEPMSGIPFPQIPQPQPDLVFSPESHELLARLDDPYFLNVLGTIDAPELGDTAQFSLGPPLFDPVSSCMNSPSDVKNPVTPDTLFDELPPDMFDHIEPFPSPSEW; encoded by the exons ATGGAAGGatttaagaaagaagaaataagaaaaggGCCAtggaaagaggaagaagatgaagtaCTGAttaaccatgttaaaaaatatggtCCCAGAGATTGGAGCTCCATTCGATCCAAAGGCCTTTTACATAGAACTGGCAAGTCTTGTCGTCTTCGCTGGGTTAATAAGCTTAGACCCAACTTGAAAAA TGGGTGCAAGTTTTCAGCAGAGGAAGAGAGGGTGGTTATAGATTTGCAGGCAGAAATTGGGAACAGATGGGCAAGAATCGCTACGTATTTGCCGGGAAGGACTGATAATGATGTGAAGAATTTCTGGAGTAGTAGACAGAAGAGGTTGGCTAGGATTTTGCAGACTTCAGGAACACCACCTTCCTCTTTTAATTCCAAACAACAGAggagtaaaaataaagttcctGTCTTTCTGGATGTTCCCACATTCGAG GCTCCAATGTTCAGTTCTTCAATGGAGGAAGAGGTATCCTCAAAGGCTTGCTCATCATCCTACTTGGAGAACCCTGAACAGATAAGAATGATGCCATTACCGCCATTGGTTAAATCTGAGTTGCCAGGCTGTGATGCAAATCTTGTTCAATACGAGCCTATGTCTGGAATTCCCTTTCCTCAAATCCCACAGCCCCAGCCAGACCTAGTATTCTCCCCAGAAAGCCATGAACTCCTGGCTAGGCTGGATGACCCTTACTTTCTCAATGTGCTTGGAACAATAGACGCTCCTGAACTCGGAGATACAGCACAATTTTCACTTGGGCCTCCATTGTTTGATCCAGTATCAAGTTGTATGAATAGTCCAAGTGATGTAAAAAATCCTGTGACCCCAGATACCCTCTTCGATGAGTTGCCACCGGACATGTTTGATCATATTGAGCCGTTTCCAAGTCCTTCAGAGTGGTGA
- the LOC18105134 gene encoding uncharacterized protein LOC18105134, which produces MDPTSPENNDVKHQQNVVVMRHGDRIDNFEPSWITTATRPWDPPLVEAGRLRAFRTGRKLKTNLGFPIHRVFVSPFLRCIQTASEVVSVLCAVNDGPDIFSSHGVAIDPSKLKVSIEYGLCEMLNREAIRRVSVPKDGNFGFNIAELQALLPAGTVDRAVKPVYEELPQWEETVMGARTRYERVIKTLADKYPSENLLLVTHGEGVGVSVSAFLEDITVDAVEYCAYSQLRRRVFHKNKSFTAGEFEVLTHNGRTGIGYKIPVANGAMDDAM; this is translated from the exons ATGGACCCTACCTCACCTGAAAATAACGATGTTAAACACCAGCAAAACGTTGTCGTCATGAGACACGGTGACCGAATCGATAACTTCGAGCCATCATGGATCACAACTGCCACTAGACCATGGGACCCACCTCTTGTAGAAGCGGGTCGGTTAAGAGCTTTTCGTACGGGTCGGAAACTTAAAACCAATCTTGGCTTCCCAATCCATCGGGTCTTTGTTTCTCCTTTCCTCCGTTGTATCCAGACCGCCTCCGAGGTTGTCTCCGTCCTCTGCGCAGTCAACGATGGGCCTGACATTTTTAGTAGCCACGGTGTCGCCATCGATCCCTCTAAACTCAAG GTCTCTATTGAGTATGGTTTGTGTGAGATGTTGAATAGGGAAGCCATTAGGCGTGTTTCCGTGCCCAAAGATGGGAACTTTGGATTCAATATCGCAGAGCTTCAAGCCTTGCTACCAGCGGGGACAGTGGATCGTGCTGTGAAACCAGTGTATGAAGAG CTGCCACAATGGGAAGAGACTGTGATGGGTGCAAGGACTAGATATGAACGAGTTATTAAGACGCTCGCAGATAAATACCCTTCAGAAAACTTGCTGCTTGTCACACACG GGGAAGGAGTAGGAGTTTCAGTTTCTGCATTTTTGGAAGACATAACAGTTGATGCTGTAGAGTACTGTGCATATTCGCAACTAAGAAGACGTGTTTTCCACAAAAACAAGTCATTTACTGCTGGAGAGTTTGAGGTGCTTACTCATAATGGTAGAACCGGCATTGGTTACAAAATCCCTGTGGCCAACGGTGCCATGGATGATGCTATGTGA